In Bacteroidota bacterium, the following proteins share a genomic window:
- a CDS encoding 2,3-bisphosphoglycerate-dependent phosphoglycerate mutase, with translation MANLVLVRHGESQWNLENRFTGWVDVPLSAKGEKEAQAAGEKLKGYKFDEAFCSVLQRAKRTLSIIMQVTGHPPIPTQFDQALNERHYGALQGLNKEETAKKYGKEQVHIWRRSYDVPPPKDKTELNPEGISESLKDTAARTLPYWEKKIFPELVKGKSIIVAAHGNSLRSIVMHLDNLTKEQVLELNIPTGAPLLYVFDKSGKILEHRYL, from the coding sequence ATGGCAAATCTTGTACTTGTTCGTCACGGCGAATCACAATGGAATCTTGAGAACCGCTTCACCGGCTGGGTCGATGTTCCCCTCTCTGCAAAAGGAGAGAAGGAAGCCCAGGCTGCCGGAGAGAAACTGAAAGGATACAAGTTCGATGAGGCGTTTTGCTCGGTCCTCCAGAGGGCAAAGCGAACGCTCTCGATCATCATGCAGGTGACCGGGCATCCTCCGATCCCGACACAGTTCGACCAGGCGCTGAACGAGCGGCACTACGGCGCGCTGCAGGGACTCAACAAAGAAGAGACCGCGAAAAAATACGGCAAGGAGCAGGTGCACATCTGGCGGCGCAGCTACGATGTTCCCCCTCCGAAAGACAAGACCGAGTTGAATCCGGAAGGGATCAGCGAAAGCCTGAAAGACACGGCAGCGCGGACGCTTCCGTACTGGGAGAAAAAAATATTTCCCGAGCTCGTCAAGGGCAAAAGCATCATCGTTGCGGCGCACGGCAACAGCCTTCGCTCCATCGTCATGCATCTTGACAACCTGACGAAAGAGCAGGTACTTGAATTGAACATACCGACCGGCGCTCCGTTGTTGTATGTTTTTGACAAGTCGGGTAAGATCCTCGAACATCGTTATTTATAG
- a CDS encoding DUF309 domain-containing protein produces MKFQPDFTILSEREKFEKGVELFNSRRFFECHDVIEEVWMEWRGSDRTFFQGIIHIAVGFYHLGNENFRGSRSQFLKGIAKLERYQPSYYGVELENFLKQTSRCLHWVMEREQGTGTAPFDESLIPTIQFVNTNN; encoded by the coding sequence TTGAAATTTCAGCCGGATTTTACTATACTTTCTGAAAGAGAAAAATTCGAAAAAGGCGTTGAGTTGTTCAACAGCCGTCGTTTTTTCGAATGCCACGACGTGATCGAAGAAGTATGGATGGAGTGGCGCGGAAGCGATCGAACGTTCTTTCAAGGGATTATTCATATTGCCGTCGGTTTCTACCATCTCGGCAACGAGAATTTTCGGGGCTCGCGGAGTCAATTCCTGAAGGGAATAGCGAAGCTCGAACGGTATCAGCCTTCGTACTACGGCGTTGAACTGGAAAATTTTTTGAAACAGACGTCCCGATGCCTTCATTGGGTGATGGAGCGCGAGCAAGGGACGGGAACAGCGCCGTTCGACGAGAGCTTGATCCCGACGATCCAGTTTGTGAACACTAACAATTGA